The DNA window ATGCACCACATCCCCAACTTGAGCTAGTAAAATCGGCCCTGTCCAGCCAGACAGCAAGCTATTTAAATAAGCAGGTTCAGCTTTAATACCTGCGACTAAGGCTTTACGTGCTACATTTGGGTCTTGTTTAGCCGCTTGCAAATAATTGCTAATTGTTGGGGTAGTCTTACCTGTTTGCACAAACTCGTTCAATTCTGCAACCGAAACAGGCCCTTGAAAGCTACCATACTTTAAAATCACTTGTTCAGCAGCATTAGCACTAGCACTGAATAACAAAACACTAGCACCAACTCCTAAAGCCACTGTCTGACTCAAGAATTTACTAAACTTCCACCTGGTTAATTGATTCCAAACTTGAAAAATCTGCATTGAATTTAACTTCCTAGTGGTGTGGAGCGTACACAAGTCTAAAATATCTAAGCTTTCTGCTCACGACAACATATTAACTAGGTTATCTAACATCAATACCGTAGCCAATTTACGAGGGTTCAACACCTGTAGAAACGGGATGAATACGTCCTAAAGAAGTAAGCTTGGCAAAAATCTGACTTAATAAAATAGGCTCAGGCATTTCA is part of the Aulosira sp. FACHB-615 genome and encodes:
- a CDS encoding alpha/beta hydrolase, which codes for MQIFQVWNQLTRWKFSKFLSQTVALGVGASVLLFSASANAAEQVILKYGSFQGPVSVAELNEFVQTGKTTPTISNYLQAAKQDPNVARKALVAGIKAEPAYLNSLLSGWTGPILLAQVGDVVHPPGGDLDAQALETSLNKSIQQDGEITLLGAIRHYPDHTVEIEGDRLIPVYERLSSLAKIL